The Exiguobacterium aurantiacum DSM 6208 genome includes a window with the following:
- a CDS encoding glycoside hydrolase family 3 C-terminal domain-containing protein, which produces MKTYTLNWDTYKQLARTAVSEGAVLLKNEQATLPLKAGTTVSVFGRSQFNYYKSGTGSGGMVNVSHVTSPLEALQATEGIDVNESLLETYEAWVEENPFDQGVGWAGEPWSQPEMAVTDELVERAAAVSDVALVFIGRTAGEDRDNTADPGSYLLTDIELELINKVSRTFSKTAVVLNVGNIIDMRWANEPSAILYAWQGGLEGGTGLVDVLTGTVSPSGKLTDTIAKSIDDYPSTKNFGHADKGIYQEDIYVGYRYFETFAKDDVLYPFGFGLSYTTFATGVVSSDETNGVITVTIDVVNTGDVAGKEVVQLYVEKPQGVLGNPARALVAFDKTNLLAPGERETLTLRVPITEFASYDDNGATGHESSFVVEAGMYRLYAGTDVRSAEAFYDYAVEALEVVETLSENMAPVTSFERIKPRATETGLTVGYEAAPLRSVDVEARYLAERPVVREETGDTGVKLADVYHGKADLETFLDQLTDEDLACIVRGQGMNSPRVTPGTAAAFGGVSDRLETFGIPAACCADGPSGIRMDIGTKAFALPNGTLLASTFNTRLVEDLFEMTGLEMRKNRVDTLLGPGMNIHRNPLNGRNFEYFSEDPHMTGKMAIAQLNGMHRVGVTGTLKHFSANNQEAHRHDIDSVVSERALREIYLKGFEMAVKEGKATSIMTTYGAVNGVWTAGLYDQNTRVLRDEWGFEGIVMTDWWAKVNAREDEPANRQNTAAMVRSQNDLYMVVDRPDTNSFDDNTAAALADGSLTRGELLRSAANICRFVLTSSAMERELGIHDGSVEVIGLDEEAGQAIDFDVTYRHLASGEPVSLNDANTSTGSMHVFAVSVNETGTYDVTITAKSDAGELAQMPVTLFANNIPGPTFTFNGTDGEWVTQTKQVFFLNQHNYLQLYFALGGLDVKDITFTLADSFSMKNG; this is translated from the coding sequence ATGAAGACATACACATTGAACTGGGATACATATAAACAACTGGCACGGACAGCCGTTTCAGAAGGGGCCGTCCTGTTAAAGAACGAGCAGGCGACGCTCCCACTAAAAGCCGGGACGACCGTTTCCGTCTTTGGCCGCAGTCAATTCAACTACTACAAGAGCGGCACCGGTTCTGGCGGGATGGTCAACGTCTCTCACGTGACGAGTCCGCTCGAGGCGCTTCAAGCGACGGAAGGGATCGACGTCAACGAGTCGCTCCTCGAAACGTACGAGGCGTGGGTCGAGGAGAACCCGTTCGACCAAGGCGTCGGCTGGGCCGGCGAACCGTGGTCACAACCGGAGATGGCGGTGACGGATGAACTCGTTGAGCGAGCGGCTGCCGTATCAGACGTCGCGCTCGTTTTCATCGGACGCACAGCTGGGGAAGACCGCGACAACACGGCCGACCCGGGCAGTTATTTGTTGACCGACATCGAACTCGAGTTGATCAATAAAGTATCGCGGACGTTTTCGAAGACGGCTGTCGTCTTGAACGTCGGAAACATCATCGATATGCGTTGGGCGAACGAACCGAGCGCGATCCTCTACGCATGGCAAGGTGGTCTTGAAGGTGGCACCGGACTTGTCGATGTACTGACGGGAACGGTCAGCCCGTCCGGTAAATTGACCGACACGATTGCGAAATCGATCGACGACTATCCGTCGACGAAAAACTTCGGACATGCCGACAAAGGCATTTATCAAGAAGACATCTACGTCGGCTATCGCTACTTTGAGACGTTCGCGAAAGACGATGTGCTCTATCCGTTCGGATTCGGGTTGTCGTATACGACGTTCGCCACGGGCGTCGTGTCTTCAGATGAGACGAACGGGGTCATCACGGTGACGATTGACGTCGTGAACACGGGAGACGTCGCCGGGAAAGAAGTCGTGCAGCTGTACGTCGAGAAGCCGCAAGGCGTGCTCGGCAACCCGGCCCGTGCGCTCGTCGCCTTCGACAAAACAAATCTCTTGGCGCCGGGTGAGCGGGAGACGCTCACGCTGCGCGTTCCCATCACAGAGTTCGCGAGCTATGACGACAATGGTGCGACCGGTCACGAATCAAGCTTCGTGGTAGAGGCCGGCATGTATCGCCTCTACGCCGGCACCGACGTCCGTTCGGCTGAGGCGTTCTACGACTATGCGGTCGAGGCGCTCGAGGTCGTCGAGACGCTCAGCGAGAATATGGCTCCGGTCACATCGTTCGAGCGCATCAAACCGCGTGCGACGGAAACCGGCTTGACGGTCGGCTACGAGGCGGCACCGCTCCGCAGCGTCGACGTCGAGGCACGTTATCTAGCAGAACGTCCGGTCGTGCGTGAAGAGACAGGCGACACAGGCGTGAAGCTCGCAGACGTCTATCACGGGAAAGCAGACCTCGAGACGTTCCTCGACCAACTGACGGACGAGGACCTCGCCTGCATCGTCCGCGGTCAAGGCATGAACTCACCACGCGTGACGCCGGGGACGGCCGCCGCGTTCGGCGGGGTGTCGGACCGTCTCGAAACGTTCGGCATCCCAGCCGCCTGTTGTGCGGACGGCCCGTCCGGCATCCGCATGGACATCGGGACGAAAGCGTTCGCGCTTCCGAACGGGACGCTGCTCGCCTCGACGTTCAACACGCGATTAGTGGAAGACTTGTTCGAGATGACAGGACTTGAGATGCGGAAGAACCGGGTCGATACGCTCCTCGGACCAGGGATGAACATTCACCGCAACCCGCTCAACGGCCGGAACTTCGAGTACTTCTCGGAAGACCCGCACATGACGGGCAAGATGGCGATCGCCCAGTTGAACGGGATGCACCGTGTCGGCGTGACCGGGACGCTCAAGCATTTCAGTGCCAACAACCAAGAAGCCCATCGCCACGACATCGACTCGGTCGTCTCCGAGCGGGCGCTTCGTGAGATTTATTTGAAAGGGTTCGAGATGGCGGTGAAGGAAGGCAAGGCAACGTCGATCATGACGACGTACGGCGCCGTCAACGGCGTTTGGACGGCCGGTCTCTATGACCAGAACACGCGCGTCCTTCGCGACGAGTGGGGCTTTGAAGGCATCGTCATGACCGACTGGTGGGCGAAAGTGAACGCCCGCGAGGACGAGCCGGCCAACCGTCAAAACACGGCGGCGATGGTACGCTCACAAAACGACTTGTATATGGTCGTCGACCGTCCGGATACGAACTCGTTCGACGATAACACAGCGGCGGCGCTCGCCGACGGCTCTCTCACACGCGGGGAGCTGCTCCGGAGCGCGGCGAACATTTGCCGGTTCGTGTTGACGTCTTCAGCGATGGAGCGTGAGCTCGGCATCCACGACGGATCGGTCGAGGTGATCGGTCTTGACGAGGAAGCCGGTCAGGCCATCGACTTTGATGTGACGTATCGCCACCTCGCGAGCGGAGAACCTGTCAGTTTGAATGATGCCAACACATCGACAGGAAGCATGCACGTCTTCGCCGTATCGGTCAATGAGACGGGGACGTATGACGTGACGATCACGGCAAAATCGGACGCGGGCGAACTCGCCCAGATGCCGGTGACGCTGTTCGCGAACAACATCCCGGGCCCGACGTTCACGTTCAACGGGACGGACGGGGAATGGGTGACACAGACGAAGCAAGTGTTCTTCTTGAATCAACACAACTACTTGCAGCTCTATTTCGCGCTCGGTGGACTCGACGTGAAAGACATCACGTTCACGCTCGCCGACTCGTTCAGCATGAAAAACGGATAA
- a CDS encoding alpha/beta hydrolase: MLNDVETYERLVKRLETVRQSHTIEGVETITKPIPDSNVPGDLDPRVLATMRSFVPSDGPEAFDLASARASMGWPNRDVTTTVITTETVNIPSRDGDVPARMYRPDVIETLPVILFFHGGGFFGGTLDTVENPCKRLAEKANALVVSVDYRLAPEHPFPAGLDDCFAAVEWVYTQAEELNVDRHQIVVAGDSAGGNLATACCLMDRAQGTNWITFQALVYPVVNLGSIPTADYKWDIGQYEIQHHHELIRGVVTALADSDGLLNEVYLQGKAELTNPLVSPLFADDVTGLPPALIITAEYDYLRLEGEAYARKLARDGVKTRLIQYRGMDHAFMDKLGDYPQAEDCLAEIANGLKEMTR, translated from the coding sequence ATGTTGAACGATGTTGAAACATATGAACGGTTAGTCAAGCGACTCGAAACCGTACGTCAGTCTCATACGATTGAAGGTGTCGAGACCATCACCAAACCAATCCCGGACTCGAACGTCCCGGGCGACCTCGACCCGCGGGTGCTCGCCACGATGCGCTCCTTTGTGCCGTCTGACGGACCCGAGGCTTTCGATTTAGCGAGTGCCCGGGCGAGCATGGGCTGGCCGAACCGGGACGTGACGACGACCGTCATCACGACGGAGACGGTCAACATTCCGAGCCGAGACGGGGATGTTCCGGCTCGGATGTATCGCCCGGACGTGATCGAGACGTTACCGGTGATCCTCTTTTTCCACGGCGGCGGCTTCTTCGGCGGCACGCTCGATACGGTCGAGAATCCGTGTAAACGGCTCGCGGAGAAGGCGAACGCACTCGTCGTTTCGGTCGATTACCGGTTAGCGCCGGAGCATCCATTCCCAGCAGGGCTTGACGACTGCTTCGCCGCCGTCGAATGGGTGTACACGCAGGCAGAAGAGTTAAACGTCGACCGCCATCAAATCGTGGTCGCCGGTGACAGTGCCGGCGGGAACTTGGCGACGGCGTGTTGCCTCATGGACCGGGCGCAAGGCACGAACTGGATCACCTTCCAAGCGCTCGTTTATCCGGTCGTCAACTTGGGCTCGATCCCGACAGCCGATTATAAATGGGATATCGGACAGTACGAGATTCAGCATCACCATGAGCTCATTCGAGGCGTCGTCACGGCGCTCGCCGATTCGGATGGACTGCTGAATGAGGTATACCTGCAAGGCAAGGCCGAGCTGACCAATCCGCTCGTGTCGCCGTTGTTCGCGGATGATGTGACTGGCTTACCGCCCGCTTTGATCATCACGGCCGAGTACGACTATTTACGGCTCGAAGGTGAGGCGTACGCGCGGAAGTTGGCGCGTGACGGGGTGAAGACGAGATTGATTCAATACCGAGGGATGGATCACGCATTCATGGACAAACTCGGTGACTATCCCCAAGCAGAAGATTGCTTGGCTGAAATCGCAAATGGATTAAAGGAGATGACAAGATGA
- the solA gene encoding N-methyl-L-tryptophan oxidase: MTDIQYDIAVIGAGTMGMAAASFLTARGAKTLVIDAFDPPHDKGSHHGDTRMIRHAYGEGRQYVALVKRAQTLWEELDRETAYPVFQKTGVLGLGPADSVFLNEMIASADEHDLSLQRLSSADIMNRWPGLSVPDDYIGCFETESGLLYSENAIRAYRERAVRNGATLAMNTPVVSITPTAVGITIATRNETFHAKKVIVTVGAWAKQLLPDISLPLQPTRKVVGWFDADETLFSDTAFPSFFVEDDERMFYGFPSLDGSGLKVGRTDGGQPIEPGIHTQDFGRYDADEGDLRQFLSTYMPTANGPLKRGKTCLYTMSSDHDFIVDFHPEHDSILFACGFSGHGFKFGSVMGEVLSELTLNGETPFDLSRFRLSRFQA; encoded by the coding sequence ATGACTGATATACAGTATGACATCGCCGTGATCGGGGCTGGGACGATGGGGATGGCGGCCGCCTCGTTTTTGACAGCACGAGGTGCGAAGACGCTCGTCATCGATGCCTTCGACCCGCCCCACGATAAAGGGAGTCATCATGGTGATACGCGAATGATTCGCCACGCTTACGGAGAAGGGCGACAATACGTCGCGCTCGTCAAACGGGCTCAGACATTGTGGGAAGAACTAGACCGCGAGACGGCTTATCCCGTTTTCCAAAAGACAGGTGTCCTCGGCCTAGGTCCAGCCGATTCTGTGTTCTTGAACGAGATGATCGCCTCTGCCGACGAACATGACTTGTCGCTTCAACGTCTTTCGTCTGCGGACATCATGAACCGTTGGCCTGGCCTTTCGGTTCCAGACGATTATATCGGCTGTTTCGAGACGGAATCGGGCCTGCTCTATAGCGAGAATGCGATTCGGGCGTATCGCGAGCGTGCTGTTCGAAACGGTGCCACCCTCGCCATGAACACGCCGGTCGTCTCCATCACACCGACAGCCGTCGGCATCACGATCGCGACACGGAACGAGACGTTCCACGCGAAGAAAGTGATCGTGACGGTCGGGGCTTGGGCGAAACAGCTCCTTCCTGATATCTCGCTTCCGCTGCAACCGACGAGAAAAGTCGTTGGTTGGTTCGATGCCGATGAAACATTGTTCAGCGACACGGCGTTCCCTTCTTTCTTTGTCGAGGACGACGAACGCATGTTTTACGGTTTCCCAAGCCTAGATGGTTCCGGCTTGAAAGTCGGTCGTACCGATGGCGGACAGCCAATTGAACCGGGTATACATACGCAAGACTTTGGCCGCTACGACGCGGACGAAGGTGACTTGCGACAATTCTTATCCACCTATATGCCGACGGCGAACGGTCCGTTGAAACGAGGTAAGACGTGCCTTTATACGATGTCGAGCGACCATGACTTCATCGTCGACTTTCATCCCGAGCACGACTCGATTCTGTTCGCATGCGGCTTCTCAGGTCATGGATTCAAGTTTGGTAGCGTCATGGGTGAAGTGTTGAGCGAACTCACGTTAAACGGCGAGACACCATTCGATTTATCACGCTTCCGCTTGTCCCGTTTTCAGGCATGA
- a CDS encoding DEAD/DEAH box helicase codes for MNQPQFADYRLSEEIQRALGIMKYVAPTEVQQKVIPLALERQDLVVKAQTGSGKTAAFGIPVTELIDWAENKPQVLILTPTRELAVQVREDMTNIGRFKRIKAAAVYGKEPFSKQREELKQKTHIVVGTPGRVMDHIERETLALDKIEYLIIDEADEMLNRGFLADVEAILEQLPTERVTMVFSATFPNDIERLCRQHMNEPVRIAIESAGVTASTIEHRLIEVRREEKLSVLKDVTVVENPDSCLIFCRTKEHVDTVYSELDQAGYSCERLHGGLEQEDRFAVMNGFKMGNFRYLVATDVAARGIDVDNVALVINYDVPMEKESYVHRTGRTGRAGKQGKAITLATPHEGKFVHAIESFIKFEIPQMDAPTEKEVARNQAAFEEKLSGRRVVRNNKTARINQDIMKLHFSGGKKKKLRAVDFVGTIAKIPGVTADDIGIITITDQMTYVDILNGKGSLVLEAMESTPIKGKKLKVSKAHK; via the coding sequence ATGAATCAACCACAATTTGCAGACTACCGTTTAAGCGAAGAAATCCAACGCGCACTCGGTATTATGAAGTACGTCGCTCCGACCGAGGTTCAACAGAAAGTCATCCCGCTCGCACTCGAGCGTCAAGACCTCGTCGTCAAAGCGCAAACCGGGAGCGGGAAGACAGCCGCCTTCGGTATCCCGGTCACGGAGCTGATCGATTGGGCCGAGAACAAGCCGCAAGTCTTGATTCTCACGCCGACGCGCGAACTCGCCGTCCAAGTCCGGGAAGACATGACGAACATTGGCCGCTTCAAGCGCATCAAAGCGGCAGCGGTCTACGGGAAAGAACCGTTCTCGAAGCAACGCGAAGAATTGAAACAAAAGACGCACATCGTCGTCGGGACACCGGGACGCGTCATGGACCATATCGAACGCGAGACGCTCGCTTTAGACAAAATCGAGTACTTGATTATCGATGAGGCGGATGAGATGTTGAACCGCGGCTTCCTCGCCGACGTCGAAGCGATTCTCGAGCAGTTGCCGACAGAGCGCGTGACGATGGTCTTCTCGGCCACGTTCCCGAACGATATCGAGCGCCTTTGCCGACAGCACATGAACGAGCCCGTCCGCATCGCCATCGAATCAGCCGGCGTCACCGCTTCAACGATTGAACACCGTTTGATCGAAGTCCGCCGCGAAGAGAAACTGTCGGTCTTAAAAGACGTCACTGTCGTCGAGAACCCGGACAGCTGTCTCATCTTCTGCCGGACGAAAGAACATGTCGACACGGTGTACAGCGAACTCGACCAAGCCGGCTACTCGTGTGAGCGACTCCACGGCGGGCTCGAGCAAGAAGACCGCTTCGCCGTCATGAACGGCTTCAAGATGGGCAACTTCCGCTATCTCGTCGCGACCGATGTCGCCGCCCGCGGCATCGATGTCGATAATGTCGCCCTCGTCATCAACTATGACGTACCGATGGAAAAAGAGAGCTACGTGCACCGGACCGGTCGTACAGGACGCGCCGGGAAGCAAGGAAAAGCGATCACGCTCGCGACGCCGCACGAAGGCAAGTTCGTCCACGCCATCGAGTCGTTCATCAAGTTCGAGATCCCGCAGATGGACGCGCCGACCGAAAAAGAGGTCGCTCGCAACCAAGCCGCGTTCGAAGAGAAGTTGAGCGGACGCCGCGTCGTTCGAAACAACAAGACGGCACGTATCAATCAAGACATCATGAAGCTTCACTTCAGCGGCGGGAAGAAGAAAAAACTCCGCGCCGTCGACTTCGTCGGGACGATCGCCAAAATCCCAGGCGTCACAGCCGACGACATCGGCATCATCACGATCACCGATCAGATGACATACGTCGACATCTTGAACGGTAAAGGTTCGCTCGTTTTAGAAGCGATGGAATCGACACCGATCAAAGGTAAAAAACTAAAAGTGAGTAAAGCCCACAAATAA
- a CDS encoding DUF4317 domain-containing protein: MNQKEVAAIRKHFKLNAEAVKIADIYNIYIRQDSNEIFHEELRSFPFLEQEHQELFLTNFKKVLGGKMDEKLFEVKFQHPEPGQSDHTQTLLYEGLKTDDIEGWASLMQRVALKTVQDATFEKDMVITFIRFKYNKPTRRHSEETEIDMRDEVWTSRFILCSINQTELPKQSLVFDFIEREFKSNIFINPVIKLDAPVGGFMFPSFTDNAADVNHILYAAQKPHQPDYRFIENVLNGTEIVTAVEEKAMFEEVVKTVIGEEVNLATLATVYDEINQIIVAEAEREEEDQTVPVMDARTVEIVLKASGVEDVTTEKVEAAFQQVVDDRQYEMKASSVIPKYTSKSIKINTKVANIAISPQDLKYVKQVNYKGRPCLLIEVEDDTEIEGFKLISEELLD, encoded by the coding sequence ATGAATCAAAAAGAAGTCGCGGCAATCCGCAAACATTTCAAACTAAATGCAGAGGCGGTCAAAATCGCTGACATTTATAATATTTATATCCGACAGGACAGCAATGAGATCTTCCATGAGGAGTTGCGCTCGTTCCCGTTTCTCGAGCAGGAACATCAAGAGCTGTTCCTCACCAATTTCAAAAAAGTACTCGGCGGGAAGATGGACGAGAAACTGTTCGAGGTGAAGTTTCAACATCCGGAACCCGGGCAAAGTGACCATACGCAGACGCTTCTTTACGAGGGATTGAAGACAGACGATATCGAAGGCTGGGCATCCTTGATGCAACGGGTCGCCTTGAAGACGGTACAGGACGCCACGTTCGAGAAGGACATGGTCATCACGTTCATCCGCTTCAAATACAATAAACCGACACGCCGCCACTCGGAGGAGACGGAGATCGACATGCGTGACGAGGTGTGGACGTCCCGGTTCATCCTCTGTAGCATCAACCAGACGGAGCTACCGAAACAGTCGCTCGTCTTTGACTTCATCGAACGCGAGTTCAAGTCGAACATTTTCATCAATCCGGTCATCAAGCTCGATGCGCCGGTCGGCGGGTTCATGTTCCCGAGCTTCACGGACAACGCGGCCGACGTCAACCATATCTTGTATGCGGCGCAAAAACCGCATCAACCGGACTATCGCTTCATCGAGAACGTGTTGAATGGCACTGAGATCGTGACGGCCGTCGAGGAGAAGGCGATGTTCGAAGAAGTCGTCAAGACCGTCATCGGCGAAGAGGTCAACTTGGCGACGCTCGCGACTGTGTACGACGAGATTAACCAAATCATTGTCGCCGAGGCCGAGCGTGAGGAAGAGGACCAGACGGTGCCGGTCATGGATGCCCGCACGGTCGAAATCGTATTGAAGGCGAGCGGGGTCGAGGACGTAACGACGGAAAAAGTCGAAGCGGCGTTCCAACAAGTCGTCGATGACCGTCAATACGAGATGAAAGCGAGCAGCGTCATCCCGAAATATACGTCGAAATCGATTAAAATCAACACGAAAGTGGCCAATATCGCCATCAGCCCGCAAGACCTGAAATACGTGAAGCAAGTGAACTATAAAGGTAGACCGTGCCTGTTGATTGAAGTGGAGGACGACACGGAGATTGAAGGATTCAAGTTAATCTCGGAAGAGTTGCTCGACTAA
- a CDS encoding HNH endonuclease family protein, whose protein sequence is MLKKMLSSLFAIVLVLTTLHFSTPTASALPPNIPSKADAITKLNALTVQAEGAMTGYSRDLFPHWSSQGNGCNTRHVVLKRDADSVVDTCPVTTGRWYSYYDGLVFTSASDIDIDHVVPLAEAWRSGASSWTSTKRQSFANDLNGPQLIAVSATSNRSKGDQDPSTWQPPRAGARCAYAKMWVETKSRWGLTLQSSEKAALQTAINACSY, encoded by the coding sequence ATGTTGAAGAAAATGCTCAGTTCTTTATTCGCCATCGTTCTCGTTTTGACCACGCTCCACTTCAGTACACCGACCGCTTCGGCCTTGCCGCCGAACATTCCGTCGAAGGCCGACGCAATCACGAAACTGAACGCGTTGACCGTCCAAGCGGAAGGCGCGATGACCGGCTACAGCCGTGATTTGTTCCCTCATTGGAGCAGTCAAGGGAACGGCTGTAACACCCGTCACGTCGTCTTGAAGCGTGATGCCGATTCGGTCGTCGACACTTGCCCGGTCACGACCGGAAGATGGTACAGTTACTATGATGGTCTCGTCTTCACGTCTGCTTCTGATATCGACATCGACCACGTCGTCCCGCTCGCTGAAGCGTGGCGTTCAGGCGCGAGCAGCTGGACATCGACGAAGCGTCAAAGCTTCGCCAACGATTTGAACGGACCGCAGTTGATTGCCGTATCCGCGACATCAAACCGCTCAAAAGGTGACCAGGACCCGTCGACATGGCAGCCGCCGCGTGCCGGTGCGCGTTGTGCGTATGCGAAGATGTGGGTTGAGACGAAAAGCCGTTGGGGACTCACGCTTCAATCGTCAGAGAAAGCAGCGCTTCAAACTGCCATCAACGCCTGCAGCTATTGA
- a CDS encoding peptide-methionine (S)-S-oxide reductase, translating into MQTVYLAGGCLWGVQAFVKTLPGVIETEAGRANGKTTTLEGDYDGYAECVKTIFDPTVVTIEALMGYLFEIIDPYSVNRQGEDVGEKYRTGLYSEDAKHVEVARAFIQRRSDADQIAVEVLPLTNYIPSADEHQDRLARCPDDYCHIPKALLEKYKR; encoded by the coding sequence ATGCAGACGGTATATCTCGCAGGAGGCTGTCTATGGGGTGTGCAGGCGTTCGTCAAGACGTTACCCGGCGTTATCGAGACGGAAGCCGGACGGGCGAACGGAAAGACGACCACGCTCGAAGGAGACTATGATGGATACGCTGAATGCGTCAAAACCATATTTGATCCGACAGTCGTCACGATTGAAGCGTTGATGGGGTACTTGTTCGAAATCATTGACCCGTACAGCGTCAACCGACAAGGCGAGGATGTCGGAGAGAAGTACCGGACCGGGTTATACAGTGAGGATGCGAAACATGTAGAGGTGGCACGTGCGTTTATCCAAAGGCGAAGCGACGCGGACCAAATCGCGGTCGAAGTGTTGCCGCTCACGAACTATATTCCGAGCGCGGACGAGCATCAGGACCGTCTCGCACGCTGCCCGGACGATTATTGTCACATCCCGAAAGCGTTGCTTGAGAAATACAAGCGTTGA